From Capsicum annuum cultivar UCD-10X-F1 unplaced genomic scaffold, UCD10Xv1.1 ctg9308, whole genome shotgun sequence:
TCAGATTCAGAAAATTCTTCTTGACTTTTACACCGCGAAATTCAATAGCCATCGCATCATACGCTTGCGTCGCCTCCTCCACTGTGTCAAACATAACTAAGAAAACATTGCATATTTTCCTCGGATCTCTAGTCTCTACTGTGTATTTCCCCGACGGCCTCTTCTGTACTCCTCGGTAATGAACCTCCTCCGCAAACCCCTTCACATTCTCCTCCACCTTCCGTTCACTTCCACCGCCCATTCTGCTACCTTCGCAACTCCTCCATTAACATTCTCTACCCTCTTCGCCCCCTTCTTACTTTTTTGCTACTTCGGTGATATTTTCACAAGTAATAAGGATGAGAGAACGCATAGGGGGAAGAGCAGTGGTAGGGGAACCAAACAAAACCACTGTCAAGCGAGGGAGAGTTTGACTTGATTGATGTAAATTGTGGGGcccacatgtgatgtaatattattattatattttattctgAATGTCTGCATGGATATTTGTCTGTATTTTATTTCCTAATGCCACGTGCAGatttcacaaaaagaaaaaagaaaaggttaaTAAATTGGAAATGCTATTTTCAATTTGGGTTCAGtggtt
This genomic window contains:
- the LOC124895711 gene encoding ethylene-responsive transcription factor 4-like, with the translated sequence MGGGSERKVEENVKGFAEEVHYRGVQKRPSGKYTVETRDPRKICNVFLVMFDTVEEATQAYDAMAIEFRGVKVKKNFLNLMDKMNQTPSNVGTVELLNVVASFASTSTTAIATSFDDSPILI